The nucleotide sequence GAAGAAGGTTGATTTCGGCGGCATCGGCACGCCGGCCGCGGCGATCTCGCGTACCTGCTCGATCGGCGTGGGCCGCAGCAGGAAGGCGACGTCGGCCTCGCCGGTGGCCACGGCCTGCAACGCCCGCTCGACGCGGGGGGTGTAGGAGATGCCGCGCTTGGCGGCGATGTCCTGCTCGTTCATGGCGAGCGCCCCGCGCAGGATCAGCTGCTCGAGGATCCCAGCGTCAAGCTCGCGCAGCGCCGCCGGCAGGTCGGTGAGTTCGCGCGCAGCGCGCGCGCTGTCGAGCGTGGCGATAACGGTGCGGCCGACGCGCGGGTCGATCACGCCGAAGCGCCCGACCACGCCGTTGCCGGCCGCGCCGGGCCAGGGCGGGTCGCGCTCCTCTAGCTGGAAGAGCAGCTCGAGGCGCGCCCAAAGCGCCGCGCGGCGCTCGTCGTCGAGCCCGGAGAGGAGTCGGTGGATCGGGAACACCACGAGCCCCGGGTCGGAGAGCGGGCAGAGGAACATCAACGTGTAGCGGTGGGGTCCTTCGCCACCCACTTCCTCGGCGTAGGTGCGCGCGGTCTCGTAGCGGTGGTGGCCGTCGGCGATCAGCAGCTCGCTGCTGGCGGCGGCGGCAGCCAGCTCGTCCGCGAGCGCCAGGTCGTCGACCCGCCAAACCGCGCTGCTGGTCTGGTCGTGTTCGACGAAGCGCGCCACCGGCTCCTGCGCGGTGGCGCGTTCGAGCAGCGCGCGGGCTTGGCCGTCGGGGTCGGGAAAGACGCTGAAGACGGGGGAGAGGTTGAGGCGGGTGGCGCGGGTGAGGCGCAGCCGGTCTTCTTTGGGGCCCGGTTGGGTGCGTTCGTGGGGGCGGATGCGCGAGCCGGGGGCCCGTGGGTCTTCTACGCGCACGCGCGCGAAGAAGCCGGTGCGGGTGCGCAGCTCGCCGTCGGGGCTGGTGAAGCGCTGGCGGAGTACCCAGACGGTGGCTTCAGGCTCGCGCACGAGGATGCCCTCGGCCAGCCAACGCTCGATCGTGTGGGCGGCTTCGCCGTAGGGGTCACCAGTGGCGCGCTCAGGGTGGTCGGGA is from Thermoleophilum album and encodes:
- a CDS encoding DUF1015 domain-containing protein; amino-acid sequence: MPDVQPFAAIRYDPEVAGPLEQLVAPPYDVVDPAWRRSLLARNARNVVAIDLPHDDPDHPERATGDPYGEAAHTIERWLAEGILVREPEATVWVLRQRFTSPDGELRTRTGFFARVRVEDPRAPGSRIRPHERTQPGPKEDRLRLTRATRLNLSPVFSVFPDPDGQARALLERATAQEPVARFVEHDQTSSAVWRVDDLALADELAAAAASSELLIADGHHRYETARTYAEEVGGEGPHRYTLMFLCPLSDPGLVVFPIHRLLSGLDDERRAALWARLELLFQLEERDPPWPGAAGNGVVGRFGVIDPRVGRTVIATLDSARAARELTDLPAALRELDAGILEQLILRGALAMNEQDIAAKRGISYTPRVERALQAVATGEADVAFLLRPTPIEQVREIAAAGVPMPPKSTFFYPKVPTGLVFNPLYE